In Nasonia vitripennis strain AsymCx chromosome 2, Nvit_psr_1.1, whole genome shotgun sequence, a genomic segment contains:
- the LOC100120225 gene encoding arylsulfatase B, with the protein MQLPYKFMMILGGVAIVCFLGYGTLAWGKAIPLPPHIVIILADDMGWNDVSFHGANEIPTPNIDALAYNGVILNKYYTMPICTPSRSALMTGRYPIRDGMQGTPMRPAEPRGIPLNVSLMPEQMRRLGYETRLVGKWHLGYTTEDYTPVRRGFDTFFGYYNGFISYYDYWIGWNDTNEVTGYDLHRDESDSFELAHSSEYFTDLITDEAEKIIRNNKNAKPLFLEISHLAVHAGSKVHDDPLEVRRTDDVNASFPYIEDYQHRKYAGMMAALDESVGRVVKALKEAEMLENSIIIFMSDNGAPTVGLYNNTGSNYPMRGIKGGMFEGAARAAACIFSPLIKAHSRVSEELMHIVDWLPTLYTAAGGNPMDLQSQFDGALPLDGVSQWSSIVAGGPSSRQSLLVNIDEAQGFEAAIIGRHKLVKGMTKEDGYYGNSGNDPSFPAYNVKKVLSSTAGASIGKLAGFASPSARRALWLRQKSVITCKPFTSAANCSGTCLFDLSKDPCETRDLSSKLPLIVKKLESFLGEYRRVLMPQTNSPQDACGLPKYFNGVYMPWRTIEFDNVFGLTNSTTCHRPLNNSI; encoded by the exons ATGCAGTTGCCGTACAAGTTCATGATGATTCTTGGAGGTGTTGCGATCGTGTGCTTTCTCGGTTATGGGACACTGGCATGGGGCAAGGCGATACCGTTGCCGCCGCATATCGTTATCATACTGGCCGATGATATG GGTTGGAACGACGTCAGTTTCCACGGTGCCAATGAGATTCCAACGCCGAACATCGACGCTTTAGCTTATAACGGCGTGATATTGAACAAGTACTATACGATGCCGATTTGTACGCCATCGAGATCGGCTTTGATGACTGGCCGGTATCCTATTAGAGATG GAATGCAGGGTACGCCAATGAGACCAGCCGAGCCTCGCGGTATACCCCTGAACGTGAGCCTTATGCCGGAACAGATGAGGAGACTGGGCTACGAAACGAGACTCGTGGGCAAGTGGCACCTCGGTTACACGACCGAAGACTACACGCCGGTCCGTCGCGGCTTCGACACTTTCTTCGGCTATTACAATGGATTTATCAGCTACTACGATTACTGGATCGGATGGAACGATACGAACGAG GTCACAGGTTACGATTTGCATCGCGACGAATCGGACAGCTTCGAACTTGCCCACAGTTCCGAGTACTTCACAGACCTGATCACCGACGAAGCTGAGAAGATCatacgaaataataaaaacgcaAAACCACTGTTTCTTGAAATTTCTCATCTGGCGGTTCACGCCGGCAGTAAGGTCCACGATGATCCACTGGAAGTTCGTCGTACAGATGACGTTAACGCAAGTTTTCCTTATATAGAGGACTATCAGCATCGCAAATATGCTG GAATGATGGCGGCTTTGGATGAGTCTGTGGGAAGGGTCGTAAAAGCTCTAAAGGAAGCGGAAATGTTGGAAAACAGCATTATTATCTTTATGTCTGACAATGGCGCGCCCACAGTTGGATTATACAATAACACAGGCTCTAATTATCCAATGCGTGGA ATCAAGGGCGGAATGTTCGAGGGAGCAGCGAGAGCTGCCGCCTGTATCTTCTCGCCTCTGATAAAGGCCCACTCGCGGGTGTCCGAGGAGCTCATGCACATAGTCGACTGGTTACCGACGCTCTACACTGCGGCAGGAGGCAACCCGATGGACCTGCAGAGCCAGTTTGACGGAGCTCTTCCTTTGGACGGCGTGAGCCAGTGGAGCAGTATCGTCGCTGGTGGCCCCTCCTCTCGGCAATCGCTCCTCGTCAACATCGACGAGGCCCAAGGCTTCGAGGCAGCCATCATCGGCAGGCACAAGCTCGTCAAAG GTATGACGAAGGAAGACGGATACTACGGGAATAGTGGCAACGATCCTTCTTTCCCGGCTTACAACGTGAAGAAGGTGTTGTCATCGACAGCTGGTGCGTCGATCGGTAAGCTAGCCGGTTTCGCGAGTCCGTCAGCACGCAGGGCGCTATGGCTGCGCCAGAAGAGCGTGATAACGTGCAAACCGTTCACTTCGGCCGCTAATTGTTCCGGCACCTGTCTCTTTGATCTGTCGAAGGATCCTTGCGAGACGAGGGACTTGTCGAGCAAACTACCTCTG ATTGTCAAGAAGTTGGAGTCGTTTCTCGGGGAATATCGAAGAGTACTGATGCCGCAAACAAATTCCCCTCAAGATGCGTGCGGGCTACCGAAATATTTCAATGGCGTCTACATGCCTTGGAGAACGATAGAATTCGATAACGTGTTTGGTTTAACGAATTCGACCACGTGCCATCGTCCTCTGAACAATTCCATCTGA
- the LOC100120251 gene encoding arylsulfatase B isoform X2 codes for MRKFIALLTIAGLLGSSCADFEGRPHIIVFMADDLGWNDVGFHGATQIPTPNIDALGYNGIILNKHYVLPSCSPTRAAFLTGKYPIRMGMQGAGIAGGEPRGLPVHVQTLPEYLQGLGYETNLIGKWHVGYHTPKHLPNRRGFDYFYGFYNSHIGYYDYRYSQGNMSGFDMHINGETAYGTDGVYATDRFTQAAIDVIYRHDLESPMYLQVSHLAPHAPMDVPFEDNPYDDEFRHISEPKRRAYAKMVARLDDSLGRIVSSLGDRGMLKNSVIVFMSDNGGATIGKFRNWASNWPLRGTKYTLFEGGVRSVAAMWSPKLLSKGRVSEQLFHVTDWLPTLFQVAGGDMRDLGPIDGVSQWDVLSIGTGNVRDKILLNIDEYTQTEAAIDKRFKIVRGSLYHGYYDNVEGEIGRGHKNPMYNTSRILKSAVSDAIREHLGVPVTQESVMWELQRQATVLCRPNMTNMQYTSRYTLPSCNQTACLFDLGIDPCETNNVAKSYPAQLQELELFLDKYSNLLTRQIRMPVDYMADPRRWNYTWQPWLIMEDYEYTNAAAALGTLAVCAHLGLLFIIVGLRAFI; via the exons ATGCGGAAGTTTATTGCCCTCTTGACAATCGCCGGCCTCTTGGGCTCGAGTTGCGCCGATTTCGAGGGTCGACCGCACATCATCGTCTTCATGGCCGACGACTTG GGCTGGAACGACGTGGGCTTCCACGGCGCGACGCAGATCCCCACGCCGAACATCGACGCTCTCGGCTACAACGGAATCATCCTCAACAAGCACTACGTCCTGCCCTCATGTTCGCCCACGCGGGCGGCTTTTCTCACTGGGAAATATCCCATCAGGATGG GGATGCAAGGCGCCGGTATCGCAGGTGGAGAACCACGAGGACTGCCCGTACACGTGCAAACGTTGCCCGAGTACTTGCAGGGGCTGGGTTACGAGACGAATCTCATTGGAAAGTGGCACGTGGGCTACCACACGCCCAAACACCTTCCCAATCGACGAGGTTTCGACTACTTCTACGGCTTCTACAACAGCCACATTGGTTACTACGATTACCGATACAGTCAAGGA AACATGAGCGGCTTCGACATGCACATAAACGGAGAGACGGCTTACGGCACCGATGGCGTGTACGCGACCGATCGCTTTACCCAAGCGGCTATCGACGTTATTTACCGACACGATCTCGAAAGTCCGATGTATCTGCAAGTGTCGCATCTGGCCCCACACGCGCCCATGGACGTTCCCTTCGAAGACAATCCCTACGACGACGAGTTTAGACACATCAGTGAACCCAAACGGCGAGCTTACGCAA AGATGGTAGCCAGGCTGGACGACTCGTTGGGACGAATAGTCTCGTCACTGGGCGACAGGGGAATGCTAAAGAATTCCGTCATCGTCTTCATGAGCGACAACGGCGGAGCTACGATCGGCAAGTTCCGCAACTGGGCATCCAACTGGCCACTCAGAGGG ACAAAGTACACGCTGTTCGAGGGCGGAGTGCGCAGCGTGGCCGCGATGTGGTCGCCGAAGTTGCTGAGCAAAGGTCGCGTCTCGGAGCAGCTGTTCCACGTGACCGACTGGCTTCCGACCTTGTTCCAGGTCGCAGGTGGCGACATGAGGGATCTCGGACCGATCGACGGCGTCAGCCAGTGGGACGTGCTGAGTATCGGTACCGGTAATGTGCGCGACAAGATACTACTCAACATCGACGAGTACACCCAAACCGAGGCCGCGATAGACAAGCGGTTCAAAATCGTCAGag GCTCGCTTTACCACGGCTACTACGACAACGTGGAAGGCGAAATCGGTCGAGGTCACAAGAACCCGATGTACAACACGAGCAGGATCCTGAAGTCCGCCGTGTCCGATGCTATACGCGAACACCTCGGCGTGCCGGTCACCCAAGAGAGCGTCATGTGGGAGCTACAGAGACAGGCGACCGTACTTTGCCGACCTAACATGACCAACATGCAGTACACGAGCAGATACACCCTGCCATCCTGCAATCAGACCGCTTGTCTCTTCGATCTCGGCATCGATCCTTGCGAGACCAACAATGTCGCCAAGAGTTATCCAGCG CAACTGCAAGAGCTGGAGCTCTTCCTCGACAAGTACAGCAACCTCCTGACGCGACAGATCAGGATGCCGGTGGACTACATGGCAGACCCCCGTCGCTGGAACTACACGTGGCAGCCGTGGCTCATAATGGAGGATTACGAATACACGAACGCCGCAGCTGCACTGGGAACACTTGCGGTTTGCGCTCATCTGGGTCTGTTGTTCATCATCGTGGGACTACGAGCCTTTATTTGA
- the LOC100120251 gene encoding arylsulfatase B isoform X1, with protein sequence MRKFIALLTIAGLLGSSCADFEGRPHIIVFMADDLGWNDVGFHGATQIPTPNIDALGYNGIILNKHYVLPSCSPTRAAFLTGKYPIRMGMQGAGIAGGEPRGLPVHVQTLPEYLQGLGYETNLIGKWHVGYHTPKHLPNRRGFDYFYGFYNSHIGYYDYRYSQGNMSGFDMHINGETAYGTDGVYATDRFTQAAIDVIYRHDLESPMYLQVSHLAPHAPMDVPFEDNPYDDEFRHISEPKRRAYAKMVARLDDSLGRIVSSLGDRGMLKNSVIVFMSDNGGATIGKFRNWASNWPLRGTKYTLFEGGVRSVAAMWSPKLLSKGRVSEQLFHVTDWLPTLFQVAGGDMRDLGPIDGVSQWDVLSIGTGNVRDKILLNIDEYTQTEAAIDKRFKIVRGKNRFRHYKKTAYNNQSIQYNTVYVSGSLYHGYYDNVEGEIGRGHKNPMYNTSRILKSAVSDAIREHLGVPVTQESVMWELQRQATVLCRPNMTNMQYTSRYTLPSCNQTACLFDLGIDPCETNNVAKSYPAQLQELELFLDKYSNLLTRQIRMPVDYMADPRRWNYTWQPWLIMEDYEYTNAAAALGTLAVCAHLGLLFIIVGLRAFI encoded by the exons ATGCGGAAGTTTATTGCCCTCTTGACAATCGCCGGCCTCTTGGGCTCGAGTTGCGCCGATTTCGAGGGTCGACCGCACATCATCGTCTTCATGGCCGACGACTTG GGCTGGAACGACGTGGGCTTCCACGGCGCGACGCAGATCCCCACGCCGAACATCGACGCTCTCGGCTACAACGGAATCATCCTCAACAAGCACTACGTCCTGCCCTCATGTTCGCCCACGCGGGCGGCTTTTCTCACTGGGAAATATCCCATCAGGATGG GGATGCAAGGCGCCGGTATCGCAGGTGGAGAACCACGAGGACTGCCCGTACACGTGCAAACGTTGCCCGAGTACTTGCAGGGGCTGGGTTACGAGACGAATCTCATTGGAAAGTGGCACGTGGGCTACCACACGCCCAAACACCTTCCCAATCGACGAGGTTTCGACTACTTCTACGGCTTCTACAACAGCCACATTGGTTACTACGATTACCGATACAGTCAAGGA AACATGAGCGGCTTCGACATGCACATAAACGGAGAGACGGCTTACGGCACCGATGGCGTGTACGCGACCGATCGCTTTACCCAAGCGGCTATCGACGTTATTTACCGACACGATCTCGAAAGTCCGATGTATCTGCAAGTGTCGCATCTGGCCCCACACGCGCCCATGGACGTTCCCTTCGAAGACAATCCCTACGACGACGAGTTTAGACACATCAGTGAACCCAAACGGCGAGCTTACGCAA AGATGGTAGCCAGGCTGGACGACTCGTTGGGACGAATAGTCTCGTCACTGGGCGACAGGGGAATGCTAAAGAATTCCGTCATCGTCTTCATGAGCGACAACGGCGGAGCTACGATCGGCAAGTTCCGCAACTGGGCATCCAACTGGCCACTCAGAGGG ACAAAGTACACGCTGTTCGAGGGCGGAGTGCGCAGCGTGGCCGCGATGTGGTCGCCGAAGTTGCTGAGCAAAGGTCGCGTCTCGGAGCAGCTGTTCCACGTGACCGACTGGCTTCCGACCTTGTTCCAGGTCGCAGGTGGCGACATGAGGGATCTCGGACCGATCGACGGCGTCAGCCAGTGGGACGTGCTGAGTATCGGTACCGGTAATGTGCGCGACAAGATACTACTCAACATCGACGAGTACACCCAAACCGAGGCCGCGATAGACAAGCGGTTCAAAATCGTCAGaggtaaaaatcgttttcggCATTATAAGAAAACAGCATATAATAACCAAAGTATACAATATAATACCGTGTATGTTTCAGGCTCGCTTTACCACGGCTACTACGACAACGTGGAAGGCGAAATCGGTCGAGGTCACAAGAACCCGATGTACAACACGAGCAGGATCCTGAAGTCCGCCGTGTCCGATGCTATACGCGAACACCTCGGCGTGCCGGTCACCCAAGAGAGCGTCATGTGGGAGCTACAGAGACAGGCGACCGTACTTTGCCGACCTAACATGACCAACATGCAGTACACGAGCAGATACACCCTGCCATCCTGCAATCAGACCGCTTGTCTCTTCGATCTCGGCATCGATCCTTGCGAGACCAACAATGTCGCCAAGAGTTATCCAGCG CAACTGCAAGAGCTGGAGCTCTTCCTCGACAAGTACAGCAACCTCCTGACGCGACAGATCAGGATGCCGGTGGACTACATGGCAGACCCCCGTCGCTGGAACTACACGTGGCAGCCGTGGCTCATAATGGAGGATTACGAATACACGAACGCCGCAGCTGCACTGGGAACACTTGCGGTTTGCGCTCATCTGGGTCTGTTGTTCATCATCGTGGGACTACGAGCCTTTATTTGA
- the LOC100679178 gene encoding uncharacterized protein PFB0765w-like: MEPLDEAKLAEQITIYENKIKAIKDKIGDELRTRRDYKEKLREAKRREATQILILERLDEYQKIVNQQIEAAAKMEDTESIKQMAIIEKYESMLREQRVIWAKYEAEYESLPLAKERRASELQLLKVTIQNKLICHKIEETKRMLKIKALISRRVAQLKIIEFAKLYVEHKKKEICCSKLANKVKSLKFQEKELRLEVERLEKQAVESKRRDWVITKSSMLSQQLPKVDLSAYIISRDKRDDAFDNQSINSYKLEQEYVNSDIYMNQDSSQSNDTTMIENNADKEKNSQGLLNDSMDIDDDEYHHQAQQKQHVPTKHRTADRKMNSNNHENARTNAEKQAVESNQRKINRENATNSEEKQGQSRKSERATEHDRKAHFKNMFNNEEKRVHSNHVLNGQQQKTRHFEQVNENERRANSNNAFKGQEKEAQQPRMRNFEQVHEHERRTNGNGGKNSHGNQLDTSQMNEGSNTKRRANQSKHQSKDDDKQPMNRANPSERPIPTPAKMAKHIPEQHQQQQIHSNSPQGHRNPEQSNFRQDLLKLPQGNKPYIKSCERVNYQNVLLQGQRETAKPLVQAMPMPPIENPSSAASVIASMDQHQQQPDQPQMVRSVSMEIIQESMVNGSPINSMNNMLNMESQSLISGLMEMHADANSDISMILGSEITEPGGSVELAKRFYDDLDVNSENGFNYDEMLQKFYSPVAANLRKEQSQQQQQTVDNAQSENQEQRNINFISSHTVKKPTNQSQRFF, encoded by the exons ATGGAACCTCTTGATGAAGCAAAACTTGCGGAGCAAATTACAA TTTATGAAAACAAGATTAAAGCAATCAAAGACAAAATTGGCGATGAACTTCGAACGAGGCGAGATTACAAAGAAAAACTTAGAGAAGCTAAGAGAAGAGAAGCGACGCAAATTCTCATTTTAGAAAG aTTAGACGAATATCAGAAAATAGTTAATCAACAGATCGAAGCGGCCGCAAAAATGGAAGACACCGAATCGATTAAGCAGATGgctataattgaaaaatacgaAAGTATGCTCCGTGAACAGCGAGTAATCTGGGCGAAATACGAG GCGGAGTATGAATCATTGCCGCTAGCCAAAGAAAGACGAGCGTCTGAATTACAATTATTGAAGGTCACCATTCAGAACAAGCTAATATGCCACAAAATCGAGGAAACAAAGCGCATGTTGAAAATCAAGGCACTAATCAGCAGAAGAGTCGCGCAActgaaaattattgaatttgccAAATTGTATGTTGAGCATAAGAAGAAAGAAATATGTTGTTCCAAATTGGCAAACAAAGTGAAGAGTCtaaaatttcaagaaaaagAATTACGTTTAGag gTTGAACGTTTGGAAAAGCAGGCTGTAGAGTCAAAAAGAAGAGATTGGGTAATCACGAAATCGTCGATGCTATCCCAACAGCTGCCTAAAGTTGATTTGTCTGCTTACATAATTTCCAGAGATAAACGCGATGATGCGTTCG ATAATCAGTCTATAAATTCTTATAAGTTGGAGCAGGAATACGTGAACAGCGATATCTATATGAATCAAGATTCGAGCCAGTCGAATGATACTACAATGATAGAAAACAATGCAG acaaagaaaaaaatagccAAGGACTGCTGAATGATTCGATGGATATTGATGACGACGAATACCACCATCAGGCGCAACAAAAACAGCACGTTCCGACGAAACACAGAACTGCCGATCGAAAAATGAATTCCaataatcatgaaaatgcGCGCACTAATGCTGAAAAACAAGCTGTCGAATCAAATCAACGGAAGATTAATCGAGAAAATGCGACGAATAGTGAAGAGAAACAAGGACAATCACGGAAATCCGAGCGTGCCACTGAGCACGATAGAAAAgcgcattttaaaaatatgttcaaTAATGAAGAGAAACGAGTTCATTCCAATCATGTACTGAATGGGCAGCAGCAAAAAACGCGTCATTTCGAGCAAGTTAATGAGAACGAGAGAAGAGCGAATTCAAACAATGCGTTTAAAGGCCAAGAGAAAGAAGCTCAACAACCAAGGATGCGAAATTTCGAGCAAGTCCACGAACACGAGAGAAGGACAAACGGCAATGGtggaaaaaattcgcatgGAAACCAGCTTGATACTTCTCAAATGAACGAGGGAAGCAACACTAAACGACGAG CGAATCAATCCAAGCATCAAAGTAAAGACGACGACAAACAGCCTATGAATCGTGCGAATCCTTCCGAACGTCCTATTCCCACCCCAGCAAAAATGGCAAAACACATTCCAGAGCAACACCAACAACAACAAATTCATTCGAACTCACCCCAGGGTCATAGAAATCCGGAACAGTCCAACTTCCGCCAGGACTTGTTGAAACTTCCACAGGGCAACAAGCCTTACATCAAGTCATGCGAGCGCGTTAATTATCAAAATGTGCTACTGCAAGGGCAG CGCGAGACAGCAAAACCACTTGTGCAAGCTATGCCGATGCCGCCTATTGAAAATCCTTCGAGCGCTGCATCCGTCATAGCTTCAATGGATCAACATCAACAACAGCCAGATCAGCCGCAGATGGTTAGATCCGTTTCGATGGAGATAATACAAGAATCGATGGTCAACGGAAGCCCTATAAACTCTATGAACAATATGTTGAACATGGAATCTCAGAGCTTGATATCCGGACTCATGGAAATGCACGCTGACGCTAACTCTGACATATCGATGATCCTTGGCAGCGAGATCACGGAACCAGGTGGTAGTGTCGAGCTGGCTAAACGATTTTACGATG ATTTGGATGTTAATTCAGAAAATGGTTTCAACTACGATGAAATGCTTCAGAAATTTTATTCTCCTGTAGCAGCAAATCTAAGAAAAGAACAATctcaacagcagcaacagacAGTTGATAACGCTCAGTCCGAAAACCAAGAACAAA ggAATATAAACTTTATTTCGAGCCACACCGTtaagaagccaacaaatcaatcGCAACGattcttttga